In a single window of the Equus quagga isolate Etosha38 chromosome 7, UCLA_HA_Equagga_1.0, whole genome shotgun sequence genome:
- the LOC124242913 gene encoding olfactory receptor 2B11, which translates to MRSDNQSFLGDPPKDFILLGVSDRPWLELPLFVVLLVSYVLAMLGNIAIILVSRLDPQLHSPMYVFLSHLSFLDLCYTTTTVPQMLVNMGSSKKTISYGGCTVQYAIFHWLGCTECIILAAMALDRYVAICEPLRYAVIMHRPLCQQLVMVAWLSGFCNSLVQVVLTVQLPFCGRQSLNNFFCEVPAMIKLSCADTAVNDATLAVLVAFFVLVPLALILLSYGFIARAVLKMRSSKGRRKAFGTCSSHLVVVCFFYLPAIYMYLQPPSGYSQEQGKFISLFYSIITPTLNPFIYTLRNRDVKGALRRLLSRIWRPCRR; encoded by the coding sequence ATGAGAAGTGACAACCAGAGCTTCTTGGGGGATCCCCCTAAGGACTTCATCCTTCTAGGTGTTTCTGACAGGCCATGGCTGGAACTCCCTCTCTTCGTGGTCCTCCTGGTGTCCTATGTTCTGGCCATGTTGGGGAACATCGCCATCATTCTCGTGTCCCGGCTGGATCCCCAGCTCCACAGCCCCATGTACGTTTTCCTCAGccacctctccttcctggacCTCTGCTACACCACCACCACAGTGCCTCAGATGCTGGTCAACATGGGCAGCTCCAAGAAGACCATCAGCTACGGTGGCTGCACAGTGCAGTACGCCATTTTCCACTGGTTGGGATGCACTGAATGCATCATCTTGGCCGCCATGGCCCTGGACCGCTACGTGGCCATCTGTGAGCCCCTCCGGTATGCGGTCATCATGCACCGCCCTCTTTGTCAGCAGCTCGTGATGGTGGCCTGGCTCAGCGGCTTCTGCAACTCCCTCGTTCAGGTTGTCCTGACAGTGCAGTTGCCCTTCTGCGGGCGGCAGAGCCTGAACAACTTCTTCTGTGAAGTGCCAGCCATGATCAAGCTGTCGTGTGCTGACACAGCCGTGAATGACGCCACGCTGGCCGTGCTGGTGGCCTTCTTTGTGCTGGTCCCCCTAGCTCTCATCCTTCTCTCCTATGGCTTCATCGCCCGTGCGGTGCTCAAGATGCGGTCCTCCAAGGGCCGGCGCAAAGCCTTTGGGACCTGTTCCTCCCACCTGGTGGTGGTCTGCTTCTTCTACCTCCCTGCCATCTACATGTACCTGCAGCCCCCTTCCGGCTACTCCCAAGAACAGGGCAAGTTTATCTCGCTCTTCTATTCCATAATCACCCCCACCCTCAATCCCTTCATCTACACCCTGAGGAATAGGGATGTGAAGGGAGCTCTGAGAAGACTCCTGTCAAGGATCTGGAGGCCCTGCAGAAGATGA